In one window of Pseudomonas sp. IAC-BECa141 DNA:
- the lpxO gene encoding lipid A hydroxylase LpxO, translating to MKLIIAAVYVISIAYVHLRGRVRHKLGRQLSDHSSFLAPINCFLYLFSKKPNTPYLDPKDFPDLTPLQTHWEEIREEGRNLLRAGEIKRSNQYDDVGFNSFFKTGWKRFYLKWYGDSHPSALQLCPRTTELVQSIGSIKAAMFAELPPGSKLVRHRDPYAGSYRYHLGLETPNDAGCYINVDGENYHWRDGEAVMFDETFIHYAENTTDQNRIILFCDVERPMKYRWAAAFNGWFSRNVMSAAGAPNDAGDRTGGINRLFTKIYKIRLRGKELKKRNRKLYYMEKWAIFGGLLAIFILI from the coding sequence GTGAAACTCATCATTGCCGCTGTATATGTCATTTCCATTGCATACGTTCACCTGCGGGGGCGCGTGCGCCACAAACTAGGTCGTCAACTGAGCGATCACTCTTCGTTCCTGGCACCGATCAACTGCTTTCTTTATCTGTTCTCGAAAAAGCCCAATACCCCGTATCTGGACCCGAAAGACTTCCCCGACCTGACTCCATTGCAGACGCACTGGGAAGAGATCCGCGAGGAAGGCCGCAATCTGCTGCGTGCAGGCGAGATCAAGCGCTCGAACCAGTACGACGATGTTGGTTTCAACTCGTTCTTCAAGACCGGCTGGAAGCGTTTCTACCTGAAGTGGTACGGCGACAGCCACCCGTCGGCGCTGCAACTGTGCCCGCGCACCACTGAGCTGGTGCAGAGCATCGGCTCGATCAAGGCCGCGATGTTCGCCGAATTGCCGCCGGGCTCGAAACTGGTGCGTCACCGCGACCCGTACGCCGGTTCCTACCGTTATCACCTGGGGCTGGAAACGCCGAACGATGCCGGTTGCTACATCAACGTCGATGGCGAGAACTATCACTGGCGTGATGGCGAAGCGGTGATGTTCGACGAGACCTTCATTCATTACGCGGAAAACACCACTGACCAGAACCGCATCATCCTGTTCTGTGACGTTGAGCGTCCGATGAAGTACCGCTGGGCAGCGGCATTCAACGGCTGGTTCAGCCGCAACGTGATGTCGGCAGCCGGCGCACCGAACGATGCCGGTGACCGCACCGGTGGCATCAACCGCTTGTTTACCAAAATCTACAAGATTCGCCTGCGTGGCAAAGAGCTGAAAAAGCGCAATCGCAAGCTTTACTACATGGAAAAGTGGGCGATCTTCGGCGGTCTGCTGGCGATCTTCATTCTGATCTGA
- a CDS encoding Ku protein, with translation MARAIWKGAISFGLVHIPVALVSATSSHGVDFDWLDSRSMDPVGYKRVNKVTGKEVTKEHIVKGVQFEKGRYVVLSEEEIRSAHPVSTQTIDIFAFVDSEQIPLQNIDTPYYLAPDKRGGKVYALLRETLSKTRKVALARVVLHTRQYLAALMPLESALVLVKLRWPQEVRSLDELALGSEVTKPQLAKGELEMAKRLVEDMTADWTPEDYKDEFENKIMALVDKKAHEGKIEDVETVEGEEERKSADVIDLTELLKRSLGGKAPAKPAKKTASKSTTAKKTKKAS, from the coding sequence ATGGCTCGGGCAATCTGGAAAGGCGCAATCAGTTTCGGTCTGGTGCATATCCCTGTGGCTCTGGTTTCGGCGACCTCGTCACACGGCGTTGACTTCGACTGGCTCGACAGCCGCAGCATGGACCCGGTCGGCTATAAACGGGTCAACAAGGTCACCGGCAAGGAGGTCACCAAAGAGCACATCGTCAAAGGCGTGCAATTCGAAAAAGGCCGCTATGTGGTGCTCAGCGAGGAAGAAATCCGTTCGGCGCACCCGGTGTCGACCCAGACCATCGACATTTTCGCTTTCGTCGACAGTGAACAGATCCCTTTGCAGAACATCGACACGCCCTATTACCTGGCCCCCGACAAACGCGGTGGCAAGGTCTACGCATTGCTGCGTGAAACCTTGAGCAAAACCCGGAAGGTCGCCCTCGCCCGCGTGGTTTTACACACGCGCCAGTATCTGGCGGCGTTGATGCCGCTGGAGTCGGCGCTGGTGCTGGTAAAGCTGCGCTGGCCTCAGGAAGTGCGCAGCCTCGATGAACTGGCGCTGGGCAGTGAAGTGACCAAGCCGCAGTTGGCGAAGGGCGAGCTGGAAATGGCCAAACGGCTGGTTGAAGACATGACCGCGGACTGGACGCCCGAGGACTACAAGGACGAGTTCGAAAACAAGATCATGGCGCTGGTGGACAAGAAGGCCCATGAGGGCAAGATCGAAGACGTTGAGACCGTTGAGGGCGAAGAAGAGCGCAAATCGGCCGATGTTATCGACCTGACCGAACTGCTCAAGCGCAGTCTCGGCGGGAAGGCTCCGGCCAAACCGGCGAAGAAGACCGCCAGCAAGTCAACAACGGCGAAGAAGACCAAAAAAGCGTCGTGA
- a CDS encoding FMN-dependent NADH-azoreductase produces MKLLHIDSSILGDNSASRQLSSQVTQAWQAAEPSAVVTYRDLAADAISHFSSTTLVAAGTTAELRNAAQQHEAELSATTLAEFIAADAIVVAAPMYNFTVPTQLKAWIDRIAVAGQTFRYTEAGPEGLCGGKKVVIVSTAGGIHAGQASGVAHEDYLKLVFGFLGITDIEVVRAEGLAYGEEVRNNAMTAAQAKISEQLFAAA; encoded by the coding sequence ATGAAACTGCTGCACATCGATTCGAGCATTCTGGGCGACAACTCCGCTTCCCGTCAGCTGAGCAGCCAAGTGACTCAAGCCTGGCAAGCCGCCGAGCCAAGCGCTGTCGTGACCTACCGCGACCTGGCCGCCGACGCTATCAGCCACTTCTCGTCGACCACCCTGGTTGCTGCCGGCACCACCGCTGAACTGCGCAACGCCGCACAACAGCACGAAGCCGAACTGAGCGCCACCACCCTGGCCGAGTTCATCGCCGCCGACGCCATCGTCGTGGCTGCACCGATGTACAACTTCACCGTGCCGACCCAACTCAAAGCCTGGATCGACCGCATCGCCGTTGCCGGCCAGACTTTCCGTTACACCGAAGCCGGCCCTGAAGGTCTGTGCGGCGGCAAGAAAGTGGTGATCGTGTCCACCGCTGGCGGTATCCACGCCGGTCAGGCTTCGGGCGTGGCCCACGAAGACTACCTGAAACTGGTATTCGGCTTCCTCGGCATCACCGACATCGAAGTCGTGCGTGCCGAAGGCCTGGCCTACGGCGAAGAAGTGCGTAACAACGCGATGACTGCCGCTCAAGCGAAGATCAGCGAGCAACTGTTCGCCGCCGCGTAA
- a CDS encoding ABC-F family ATPase, which produces MISTANITMQFGAKPLFENVSVKFNNGNRYGLIGANGCGKSTFMKILGGDLEPSAGQVMLEPNVRLGKLRQDQFAYEEFTVIDTVIMGHEELWKVKAERDRIYSLPEMSEEDGMAVAELETEFAEMDGYTAESRAGELLLGLGIPLEQHFGPMTEVAPGWKLRVLLAQALFSDPEVLLLDEPTNHLDINTIRWLETILTARNSTMIIISHDRHFLNSVCTHMADLDYGELRLFPGNYDEYMTAATQSREQLLSDNAKKKAQIAELQTFVSRFSANASKAKQATSRAKQIDKIQLAEVKPSSRVSPFIRFEQTKKLHRQAVTIEQMSKGFDGKTLFKNFSFTVEAGERVAIIGPNGIGKTTLLRTLMGELTPDTGSVKWTESAELGYYAQDHAHDFEDDVSLFDWMGQWTQGEQMIRGTLGRMLFSNDEILKSVKVISGGEQGRMLFGKLILQKPNVLVMDEPTNHLDMESIEALNLALENYPGTLIFVSHDREFVSSLATRIIELSPNGVTDFSGTYDDYLRSQGVVF; this is translated from the coding sequence TTGATTTCTACAGCTAACATCACCATGCAGTTCGGCGCCAAGCCGCTGTTTGAAAACGTTTCGGTCAAATTCAACAACGGCAACCGTTATGGCCTGATCGGCGCCAACGGTTGCGGCAAGTCGACCTTCATGAAAATCCTCGGTGGCGATCTTGAGCCGTCTGCCGGCCAGGTAATGCTCGAGCCGAACGTGCGCCTGGGTAAGCTGCGTCAGGATCAGTTCGCCTACGAAGAATTTACTGTGATCGACACCGTGATCATGGGTCACGAAGAGCTGTGGAAGGTCAAGGCCGAGCGCGACCGCATCTACTCGCTGCCGGAAATGAGCGAAGAAGACGGCATGGCCGTGGCCGAGCTGGAAACCGAGTTCGCCGAGATGGACGGCTACACCGCCGAATCCCGTGCCGGTGAACTGCTGCTGGGTCTGGGCATTCCGCTGGAACAGCATTTCGGCCCGATGACCGAAGTGGCGCCAGGCTGGAAACTCCGCGTTCTGTTGGCCCAGGCGCTGTTCTCCGATCCGGAAGTGCTGCTGCTCGACGAACCGACCAACCACCTGGACATCAACACCATCCGCTGGCTGGAAACGATTTTGACGGCGCGTAACAGCACCATGATCATCATTTCCCACGACCGTCACTTCCTGAACAGCGTCTGCACCCACATGGCCGACCTGGACTACGGCGAGCTGCGCCTGTTCCCGGGCAACTACGACGAGTACATGACGGCGGCGACCCAGTCCCGCGAGCAACTGCTGTCGGACAACGCCAAGAAGAAAGCCCAGATCGCCGAACTGCAAACGTTCGTCAGCCGCTTCTCGGCCAACGCCTCGAAAGCCAAACAGGCCACTTCCCGTGCCAAGCAGATCGACAAGATCCAGCTGGCCGAGGTCAAGCCATCGAGCCGCGTGAGTCCGTTCATCCGCTTCGAACAGACCAAAAAGCTGCACCGTCAGGCCGTGACCATCGAGCAGATGTCCAAGGGCTTCGACGGCAAGACCCTGTTCAAGAACTTCAGCTTTACCGTTGAAGCCGGCGAGCGCGTGGCGATCATCGGCCCGAACGGGATCGGCAAGACCACCCTGCTGCGCACCCTGATGGGCGAACTGACCCCGGACACTGGTTCCGTGAAGTGGACCGAAAGCGCGGAACTGGGTTACTACGCTCAGGACCACGCCCACGACTTCGAAGACGATGTGAGCCTGTTCGACTGGATGGGTCAGTGGACTCAGGGCGAACAAATGATCCGTGGCACCTTGGGCCGCATGCTGTTCTCCAACGACGAGATCCTCAAGTCGGTGAAGGTGATCTCCGGTGGTGAGCAAGGTCGCATGCTGTTCGGCAAGCTGATCCTGCAAAAGCCGAACGTTCTGGTGATGGACGAACCGACCAACCACCTGGACATGGAATCGATCGAGGCGCTGAACCTGGCGCTGGAAAACTACCCGGGCACGCTGATCTTCGTCAGCCATGACCGTGAGTTCGTATCGTCCCTGGCCACGCGCATCATCGAGCTGAGCCCGAACGGCGTGACCGACTTCAGCGGCACCTACGACGATTACCTGCGCAGCCAAGGCGTGGTGTTCTGA
- a CDS encoding MFS transporter, with the protein MSAQQKPPQSSMAITLQIVSIVFYTFIAFLCIGLPIAVLPGYVHEQLGFSAVIAGLVIGSQYLATLLSRPMAGRMSDTVGTKRAIVYGLSGIVLSGVLTLVSTLLQSLPLLSLSILIVGRLLLGIAQGLIGVGTISWCMGQVGAEHTARSISWNGIASYGAIAIGAPLGVVMVADYGFESLGIALSLLAAGALLLIRNKPSVPVVRGERLPFWAVFGRIAPFGASLSLASIGYGTLTTFITLYYLNRGWTGAAYCLTVFGVCFILSRLLFISAIGRFGGFTSAIACMTIETVGLVMLWLAPSTAYALIGAGLAGFGLSLVYPALGVEAIKQVPNSSRGAGLSAYAVFFDLALAIAGPLMGAVALNLGYSWIFFSAAVLSVTGLGLTLLLKRRAMA; encoded by the coding sequence ATGTCTGCGCAGCAAAAGCCTCCGCAAAGCTCCATGGCGATCACCCTGCAGATCGTCTCTATCGTTTTCTATACCTTTATCGCCTTCCTCTGCATCGGTTTGCCGATTGCGGTGCTGCCCGGTTATGTCCACGAACAGCTTGGATTCAGCGCCGTGATCGCGGGGCTGGTAATCGGTTCGCAATACCTGGCCACCCTGCTCAGCCGGCCGATGGCCGGGCGCATGTCGGACACCGTCGGCACCAAGCGGGCGATTGTGTATGGCTTGTCGGGGATTGTGCTCAGCGGTGTGCTGACGCTGGTTTCGACGCTGTTGCAGAGCTTGCCGCTGTTGAGCCTGTCGATCCTGATCGTCGGTCGTCTGCTGCTGGGGATCGCCCAGGGCCTGATCGGCGTTGGCACTATCAGTTGGTGTATGGGCCAGGTCGGTGCCGAACACACCGCGCGCTCCATTTCGTGGAACGGCATCGCGTCTTACGGTGCGATTGCCATCGGCGCGCCGCTGGGCGTAGTGATGGTCGCCGACTATGGTTTCGAGAGCCTCGGCATCGCTTTGTCATTGCTCGCGGCCGGCGCCTTGCTGTTGATCCGCAACAAGCCGTCGGTGCCGGTGGTGCGCGGTGAAAGACTGCCGTTCTGGGCGGTATTCGGGCGGATTGCGCCGTTCGGTGCCAGTCTGAGCCTGGCGTCGATCGGGTACGGCACGCTGACCACCTTCATTACTCTGTATTACCTCAATCGCGGCTGGACCGGCGCGGCGTACTGCCTGACTGTGTTCGGTGTGTGTTTCATTCTGTCGCGCCTGCTGTTCATTTCAGCCATCGGGCGTTTCGGCGGATTCACCTCGGCGATTGCCTGCATGACCATCGAAACCGTCGGCCTGGTCATGCTGTGGCTGGCGCCTTCGACTGCGTATGCCTTGATCGGTGCCGGTCTGGCCGGTTTCGGCCTGTCGCTGGTGTACCCGGCGCTGGGCGTCGAAGCAATCAAGCAAGTGCCCAACTCCAGTCGCGGCGCAGGGCTGAGTGCTTATGCCGTGTTTTTCGATCTGGCGTTGGCGATTGCCGGGCCGTTGATGGGCGCGGTGGCGCTGAATCTTGGCTATTCGTGGATTTTCTTCAGTGCGGCCGTGCTGTCCGTGACCGGACTGGGATTGACCTTGCTGCTCAAGCGCCGGGCCATGGCGTAA
- a CDS encoding alpha/beta hydrolase family protein, translated as MMRLCAALLICLLGSLNSVHAAPGQHPRWSVGYHEMTFLDPLDLQPMRAIAFYPSSDREHLSLLEGYSVEAGEDTKVAIGRFPMLMLSHGNTGTPLALHDLATSLARKGFVVVAVIHPGDNSKDHSRLGTLSNLYGRPIQISEAITATLGDRTLAPYVNAEQVGVIGYSAGGETALILSGAQPDLDRLRRYCQERPDDRDACNTQGELIVDRDDLQPVADPRVHALLLMAPLSLKFGRHTLADVHVPVLLYSGDGDKLVAFDKNAAALARKLPTAPDFKLLAGAGHFVFMAPCTEEQILAMPALCTDADGVDREDIHRNLISEAGRFFSHALGRPTRAGMQTADQ; from the coding sequence ATGATGCGTCTTTGTGCAGCGTTACTGATTTGCCTGCTCGGCAGCCTGAATTCAGTGCACGCTGCGCCCGGGCAGCACCCGCGCTGGAGCGTCGGGTATCACGAGATGACGTTCCTCGATCCGCTCGACCTGCAACCGATGCGCGCCATCGCGTTCTATCCCTCCAGCGACCGCGAGCATCTTAGTCTGCTTGAAGGCTATTCGGTCGAGGCCGGCGAAGACACCAAAGTCGCCATCGGCCGTTTCCCGATGCTGATGTTGTCTCATGGCAACACCGGCACGCCGCTGGCGCTGCACGACCTGGCCACGTCACTGGCCCGCAAGGGTTTTGTGGTGGTGGCGGTGATTCACCCCGGCGACAACTCCAAGGATCACAGCCGCCTCGGCACACTGAGCAACCTTTATGGTCGGCCGATCCAGATTTCCGAAGCCATTACCGCCACGCTGGGCGATCGCACGCTCGCGCCGTATGTCAACGCCGAACAGGTTGGCGTGATCGGCTATTCGGCGGGCGGCGAAACAGCGTTGATTCTGTCCGGTGCACAGCCTGATCTGGATCGTCTGCGCCGTTACTGCCAGGAGCGCCCGGACGACCGCGACGCCTGCAACACTCAAGGTGAGTTGATTGTCGACCGCGACGATCTGCAACCGGTGGCCGATCCGCGCGTTCATGCATTGCTGCTGATGGCGCCGCTGAGTCTCAAGTTTGGTCGTCACACTCTGGCCGATGTGCATGTGCCAGTGCTGCTGTACAGCGGGGACGGTGACAAACTGGTGGCTTTCGACAAAAACGCCGCGGCCCTGGCGCGCAAGCTGCCGACTGCGCCGGATTTCAAACTGTTGGCCGGGGCGGGGCACTTCGTGTTCATGGCGCCGTGCACCGAAGAGCAGATCCTCGCCATGCCGGCGTTGTGCACCGATGCCGATGGTGTGGACCGCGAAGACATCCACCGCAACCTGATTTCCGAGGCCGGGCGGTTCTTCTCCCATGCCTTGGGCAGGCCGACCCGCGCGGGAATGCAGACGGCGGATCAGTGA